In Nicotiana tabacum cultivar K326 chromosome 11, ASM71507v2, whole genome shotgun sequence, a single window of DNA contains:
- the LOC107810867 gene encoding uncharacterized protein At5g39865-like — translation MDRFRDDEHREIQKPKASILNRSMTVHTAVNPIEFPEKPVTYFYPSPPSIERNGSVKKLHSPSIGSMGSSFKGTVKKLCSLFESRKPSNVQPQSPTKHLKSFNSDSRVSSFSDLGIFLPGTEDSVVIYFTSLRGIRRTFEDCYTVRMILKSYRVKIDERDISMDSVYKKELQNVLAEKCVTLPQVFVKGKYIGGAEVIKQMNEVGELAKLLRGLPLRPPGYTCEGCGDVRFLPCSNCDGSRKYFDEDEAQLRRCPECNENGLVRCPLCCS, via the coding sequence ATGGATCGTTTTAGGGACGATGAACACAGAGAAATCCAAAAACCGAAAGCATCGATACTTAACCGATCGATGACGGTTCATACTGCCGTTAACCCAATTGAATTCCCAGAAAAGCCCGTCACATATTTCTAcccttctcctccttcaatcgAACGTAACGGCTCCGTCAAAAAACTGCACAGCCCATCGATAGGATCAATGGGAAGTTCCTTCAAAGGTACCGTTAAAAAGCTATGCTCTCTTTTCGAGTCACGTAAACCGTCAAATGTACAACCTCAAAGCCCTACCAAGCATTTGAAATCCTTCAATTCCGATTCTAGGGTTTCGTCATTTTCTGATTTGGGGATTTTCCTGCCTGGAACGGAGGACAGTGTCGTAATTTACTTTACGAGTCTTCGTGGGATTCGGAGAACGTTCGAGGATTGTTATACTGTGAGGATGATTCTTAAGAGTTATAGGGTTAAGATCGACGAAAGGGATATTTCGATGGACAGTGTGTATAAGAAAGAATTGCAGAATGTTTTGGCCGAAAAGTGTGTCACTTTGCCACAAGTTTTCGTCAAAGGGAAGTACATTGGAGGAGCTGAAGTGATCAAGCAAATGAACGAAGTGGGCGAGTTGGCGAAGTTGTTAAGAGGACTTCCCCTTAGGCCACCGGGTTATACTTGTGAAGGATGCGGGGATGTGAGGTTCTTGCCTTGCTCGAATTGTGATGGAAGCAGGAAGTATTTCGATGAGGATGAAGCACAGCTCAGGAGATGTCCCGAGTGCAATGAGAATGGCTTGGTTCGTTGCCCTCTTTGTTGTTCTTAA